The sequence ACAAccggtgtttttttttcttttgtttagtaCAGTTCGATTTAAAGGCAAAAGTTTCGATTCCGCAACACTAAACCATATTCTAAAGTTAGTATAAGAATCAtagcaagccatgtacattttgttcaaTCGTTATTCTTAGTGTTCATATGTATAGtttagttgaaataaagcaaccgtaGCATTTACACGTGCGTTTCCTTTTTCCGGATATATAAAGGTAATATAACCTTACAGTTAGTAAGAAACCACTTTCTAGACTCTGGGTTAGTGTGGAAGGGGAAAATTTTAACTTCAAGGACCATTTGCGATCTGTTGAAGCCCACTACAAATTCGGATGTTTGAATAACATTCAAATTAACCGACGAGCATATTTCGAATAGGTAAGCAAAAATATTCCTCatactttatattttaaaaggaTAAAATCCAAatggattaaataaaattaatataaatttgaattaaattaaataatttatttttcaatcaatttttcaaagttatgTTATAAATACAGGtataaaatcaataaagttGATGTATATAAAATGAATTCACAAGCATGCTACAACTTTGTTATCCACAATTTTTAAGTGTACAGTTTTAGATGTAAATTATAGCGAtcgattttccacaaaaaaaaaaaatgccttgcACATGCAAGCAAAAAGTCGACCGTGGTCAGCCGAAAATACAATGTTCCAAATGCAAGGAACTTTTCCATTTGAAATGTGTTAACCTGTCGGAAGCTGATGCTGACTTTTTTGTGAAGTTTGAACGTGATTTTCTTTGTGCAGTTTGCACTAAATTGCGGCGAAACTCAATTTGCTCCCCGCCTCCACCCCGCAATACACCTGATGCATTGCCGCCGGTGGATGATCCTATTGTGATTGTGCCAGAAAAGCAACAAGGACCATCTGTTCCGCCCGTTATTCAAAAGGTAAACAATAGTCAACAGAAAGACAGAGAAATGGAATCTGCTCTCATTGCTGTTGTGCAAGATTTAGCTGGGCTTAGAGCAGAGAATGTTCGTGTGCTTTCTCTGCTGACAACTCTTTACGACGATAAGCAAATGCTACTGGGGAAGGTTGATAACCTACAATCCGAACTTCTCTCTATGAAGAGATTATTTAATAACTGCTTTACTGTGGTTGCTGTAacttgtaataaattcgccttgcattcCTCGTGAGTGTAGTGACAAAGGTAACGGTAGTAGTGACAACTTAAGTTACCAAGCTAACGAAGTGCTGTGTAAGCAAAGCAGatcattaacaaattttaaaatgcaacTCCTGGAAAAAGAAGTGGAGTTACTTAAATTGAGGTTACTACGGTGTCCGCGACTTTTTGA comes from Anastrepha ludens isolate Willacy chromosome 3, idAnaLude1.1, whole genome shotgun sequence and encodes:
- the LOC128856488 gene encoding uncharacterized protein LOC128856488 translates to MPCTCKQKVDRGQPKIQCSKCKELFHLKCVNLSEADADFFVKFERDFLCAVCTKLRRNSICSPPPPRNTPDALPPVDDPIVIVPEKQQGPSVPPVIQKVNNSQQKDREMESALIAVVQDLAGLRAENLHMPPVHANRGKLGAKPAYQDTAHLKTAERPKPIKACSAHQGAVA